The following proteins are encoded in a genomic region of Oncorhynchus keta strain PuntledgeMale-10-30-2019 chromosome 8, Oket_V2, whole genome shotgun sequence:
- the LOC118386834 gene encoding protein LEG1 homolog, protein MQCVWTLSLLQLVALWANAAVLTENGLPILWDQAPSQLSDLPQADNVVTINPWNSLQRMSLYRILVGSTDKYMASMGTNDSASPLWGLPLQLSWKLSSGRLVDPTGATTCGQEGDPMCISTNSWWACVNYYLSVIPFLAAVQKGLIGDGLIQVQVQAPAEAAEDSCTSYTDCSAKYPDLMSKWEEFFQTLKDVSASEISDFEKRDQILGAFWAGETLSLNTASSSCKAKMSYYSSPEVAFAKSWINAADYVAAAYFQSSLNNSVLFMGPLPSRVLQEGDSAPNIADLSTEENHTLYIFGWMNRMNTILLGSPVKMWRSAMCSDKAREKGRELLQNLILDPKFVVSTFVAILTEMTRSCSGLST, encoded by the exons ATGCAGTGTGTCTGGACCCTCTCCCTGCTTCAGCTAGTTGCCCTGTGGGCCAACGCAGCAGTGCTCACTGAAAATGGCCTCCCCATCCTCTGGGACCAGGCACCCAGCCAGCTGTCGGACCTGCCTCAGGCGGACAACGTGGTCACGATCAACCCCTGGAATTCCCTGCAGAGGATGAGTCTGTATAGGATACTGGTGGGCTCCACTGACAAGTATATGGCCTCCATGGGAACCAATGACAGTGCCAGCCCGTTGTGGGGCCTGCCTCTGCAGCTGTCCTGGAAACTCAGTTCAG GGCGTTTGGTTGACCCCACTGGCGCAACAACATGTGGACAGGAAGGAGATCCCATGTGCATTTCCACTAATAGCTGGTGGGCAT GTGTGAACTACTACCTCTCAGTGATTCCGTTCCTGGCTGCTGTGCAGAAAGGCCTGATTGGAGATGGTCTCATTCAGGTCCAGGTACAGGCACCAGCTGAGGCAGCTGAAGACTCCTGCACCTCTTACACAGACTGCTCTGCTAAGTACCCAGACCTCATGTCCAAATGGGAAGAATTCTTCCAG ACCCTGAAAGATGTTAGCGCATCTGAGATTTCTGACTTTGAGAAAAGGGACCAGATTCTAGGTGCCTTTTGGGCAGGTGAAACGCTCTCTTTGAATACTGCCTCATCCAGCTGCAAGGCAAA GATGAGCTACTATTCCAGCCCAGAGGTTGCATTCGCCAAAAGCTGGATCAACGCTGCAGATTACGTGGCAGCCGCATACTTCCAGTCGAGCCTGAATAACTCTGTGCTTTTCATGGGACCTCTGCCCAGCAGAGTGCTTCAGGAGGGGGATAGCGCTCCTAACATAGCTGACCTAAGCACAGAGGAGAACCACACCCTCTATATCTTTGGTTGGATGAACAGGATGAACACGATTCTTT TGGGCTCTCCGGTTAAGATGTGGCGCTCAGCCATGTGCTCTGACAAGGCTCGGGAGAAGGGCCGGGAGCTCCTACAGAACCTGATCCTGGACCCTAAATTCGTTGTTTCCACCTTCGTCGCCATTCTGACAGAGATGACCCGCAGCTGCTCAGGCCTCAGCACATAA
- the themis gene encoding protein THEMIS gives MKRMAMTLDEFTRSVDAKSLPRVLQMQSGYYFQGSVYELYGREGSFSCGELLKIIGISVTRLIVELQSEGSKSITVDLSLDYPGLFRIVADKRPYTSIQEIVDSVRISPVCLGQPEFYCPEKLQLPEGTIQAEESFRLTAIRTEHGDSHVDCEVTRKDSKHIFAVKLSHTGEFYECADDQFYTLGELVEWKMPKGRKRTVTWAKSLPSKEKCESELPEDYSGELVLTPVYELQTVSKFGKNVVFIPSTLDVEVLDVTEECDGACFMQPLSFRDVFAKPSEFFPFKAEVIEPPSQVQEELGFLKSSKQVIVHSAYQAKRILASEIRSEAQRRFLIPVSYNGRFKRGPRTFATAYDLEVAKSNKEQLHVVATRAFETHYEGLSSVLVGDQYLVHKMETSEVIYGDKRKTVEALACEKMVGKKYEAVLIPMCLDGGFVEVVHDKKQYMLSDLCHRFALPFNVKVSMRDLSVKEDLLAGAAGLQLEEEITDPYLIVSTLDLAQCWEVPVNRTNMALQLLEWWNGPKLTQGEAVRSAVEEIGEDCYFTLRRYVNASVLPPPRPPKRHQKHSEDTVKLPPPRPKKPDPPSPKSPHAANKAEQAVPTSTTSSCAEQNTPPPRNETSKTSLVTVTDSGPQKATGEENSPRHKTIKQDDDDDDDDTKDYEHIDEDELASIRRKLNDQSIHGGESHLCMSGRHISVDDGSPPQAEPRQDGAALPPGEGLPVP, from the exons GTTCTGTGTATGAGCTGTATGGAAGAGAGGGGAGTTTCTCCTGCGGAGAGCTGCTGAAGATCATTGGGATCAGTGTCACCAGACTCATCGTGGAGCTTCAGTCTGAGGGATCCAAATCCATAACAGTCGATCTATCGCTTGACTACCCAG GCCTTTTCAGGATCGTGGCCGACAAGAGGCCATACACCAGTATACAGGAGATTGTTGACTCGGTGCGTATCAGCCCTGTGTGCCTGGGCCAACCAGAGTTCTACTGCCCTGAGAAGCTACAGCTTCCTGAGGGGACCATCCAGGCAGAGGAGAGCTTCAGACTCACTGCTATTAGGACAGAGCACGGAGACAGCCATGTTGACTGTGAGGTCACACGGAAAGACTCCAAGCACATCTTCGCTGTGAAGCTCTCGCACACTGGGGAGTTCTATGAGTGTGCCGACGACCAGTTCTACACCCTCGGGGAGCTGGTGGAATGGAAAATGCCCAAAGGAAGGAAAAGGACAGTGACTTGGGCCAAGTCTTTGCCGTCAAAGGAGAAGTGCGAGTCTGAGTTGCCAGAGGACTACAGCGGAGAGTTGGTTCTCACACCTGTCTACGAGCTTCAAACGGTATCCAAGT TTGGGAAGAATGTTGTTTTCATCCCATCCACCCTGGATGTTGAGGTTTTGGACGTTACAGAGGAGTGTGACGGTGCCTGTTTCATGCAGCCTCTGTCCTTCCGTGATGTCTTTGCCAAGCCCAGCGAGTTCTTCCCCTTCAAAGCAGAAGTCATCGAGCCACCATCACAAGTTCAGGAGGAATTGGGTTTCCTGAAATCCTCTAAGCAGGTCATTGTCCACAGTGCCTACCAGGCGAAGAGAATCCTAGCATCTGAGATTCGCAGCGAGGCCCAGAGACGCTTCCTCATCCCAGTGTCTTACAATGGCAGGTTCAAGCGCGGGCCCCGGACATTTGCCACAGCGTATGATCTGGAGGTGGCCAAGAGTAACAAGGAGCAGCTGCACGTAGTGGCCACTAGGGCCTTTGAGACCCACTACGAGGGGCTGTCCTCGGTGCTGGTGGGAGACCAGTACCTGGTACACAAGATGGAGACAAGCGAGGTGATCTACGGAGACAAGAGGAAGACGGTGGAGGCCCTGGCCTGTGAGAAGATGGTGGGGAAGAAGTACGAGGCCGTGCTGATCCCCATGTGTCTGGACGGGGGTTTTGTGGAGGTGGTCCACGACAAGAAGCAGTACATGCTCTCAGACCTCTGCCACAGGTTCGCCCTGCCCTTCAACGTCAAGGTGTCCATGAGGGACCTCTCAGTGAAGGAGGACCTCTTGGCTGGGGCCGCGGGGCTGCAGCTGGAGGAGGAGATCACTGACCCCTACCTTattgtctccaccctggacctgGCCCAGTGTTGGGAGGTGCCTGTCAACCGCACTAACATGGCCCTGCAGCTTCTGGAGTGGTGGAATGGCCCAAAGCTGACCCAGGGCGAGGCCGTCCGCTCAGCTgtagaggagataggagaggacTGCTACTTCACCCTGAGGAGGTATGTCAATGCCAGCGTGCTGCCTCCCCCTCGACCACCCAAGAGACACCAAAAGCACTCAGAAGATACAGTGAAACTGCCGCCTCCCAGGCCGAAGAAGCCAGATCCCCCCTCTCCAAAG AGCCCACATGCAGCCAATAAAGCCGAACAAGCAGTGCCTACCTCTACAACATCAAGCTGTGCAGAACAGAACACCCCTCCACCAAGAAATGAAACTTCCAAAACAAGTCTGGTCACAGTGACTGATTCAGGCCCACAAAAAG CCACCGGTGAAGAAAACAGTCCTCGGCACAAGACCATTAAacaggatgatgatgatgatgatgatgacactAAAGATTATGAACACATTGACGAGGATGAACTTGCCAGCATCAGGAGAAAATTAAATGACCAAAGTATTCACG gtggcgaatcgcatctctgcatgtctggcagacatatcagtgtggatgacggatcaccacctcaagctgaacctcggcaagacggagctgctcttcctcccggggaaggactgcccgttccatga